A window of the Dyadobacter pollutisoli genome harbors these coding sequences:
- a CDS encoding Txe/YoeB family addiction module toxin — translation MTLAWQTEAWDEYLEWQKTDKNIVKRINDLIKECLRTPFEGKGKPELLRSNLSGYWSRRITDEHRLIYKVENGIVTIVKCRYHNGK, via the coding sequence TTGACGCTTGCCTGGCAAACCGAAGCCTGGGACGAGTATTTGGAGTGGCAAAAAACTGACAAGAACATTGTAAAACGGATCAATGATCTTATAAAGGAATGTTTAAGAACCCCTTTTGAAGGAAAAGGTAAGCCCGAACTGCTGCGCTCGAACTTGTCAGGCTATTGGTCAAGACGGATCACAGATGAGCATCGTCTTATATATAAAGTGGAGAATGGCATTGTTACTATTGTGAAATGTCGGTATCATAACGGTAAATAA
- a CDS encoding LacI family DNA-binding transcriptional regulator, whose product MIKCVKCGEVDGIMKAGYVRGKQRYLCKLCNYYFTCSEKDDSAQSLLRKKRHQTTIIDIAKSLGVSNSTVSRALHGHADISPDTRQAVLDKATQLDYQPNQLAYNLVKSKTNTIGMIVPEFHNPFFPNVIIGAHDILTKAGYNLTIMQSNESYQVEISNTKAMLANRIDGLLISLTQETNNFDHLSVFEKRGIPLILFNRVCEEIDVPKVVVNDFEASFLAVEHLILNGYERIAHLGGPLTLQVSQERLRGYKAAMEKHGKSIDDHMIIQGMLTQQKARIYGQYLLDLADRPDAVFAVNDSSAIEIMLIAKEKGISIPDELGVVGFSDNPESAYIGPGLTTVRQPTLEIGRTTAEWILQLVDSEDLNLHERKILNTELIVRGSSRRSCVL is encoded by the coding sequence ATGATCAAATGTGTCAAGTGCGGGGAAGTGGATGGAATTATGAAGGCGGGTTATGTGAGAGGAAAGCAGCGCTACCTGTGTAAACTCTGCAATTACTATTTCACCTGTTCAGAAAAAGATGATTCAGCCCAGTCTCTGCTTCGGAAAAAACGACATCAAACCACGATCATCGACATTGCCAAATCACTGGGTGTTTCCAATTCAACCGTATCCCGCGCATTGCATGGTCACGCTGACATCAGCCCGGACACGCGCCAGGCGGTACTCGATAAAGCGACGCAGCTGGACTATCAGCCGAATCAGCTGGCCTATAACCTGGTGAAAAGCAAGACGAATACCATTGGAATGATCGTTCCGGAATTTCACAACCCGTTTTTCCCCAATGTCATTATCGGTGCACATGATATCCTGACGAAGGCCGGGTATAACCTGACGATCATGCAGAGTAATGAATCCTATCAGGTGGAAATTTCTAATACCAAAGCAATGCTTGCCAACCGGATCGATGGTTTGCTGATCTCGCTGACGCAGGAAACCAATAATTTTGATCACCTCAGTGTTTTTGAAAAACGTGGGATTCCGCTGATCCTTTTTAACCGGGTATGTGAAGAAATTGATGTGCCCAAGGTAGTGGTGAATGATTTTGAAGCGTCTTTTCTGGCTGTGGAGCATTTGATATTAAATGGATACGAAAGAATCGCCCACCTCGGTGGACCGCTCACATTGCAGGTGAGCCAGGAGCGGCTGAGGGGTTATAAGGCCGCAATGGAAAAGCACGGCAAGAGCATCGATGACCACATGATCATTCAGGGGATGCTAACACAGCAAAAGGCGAGGATCTACGGCCAATATCTGCTGGACCTGGCTGACAGGCCTGATGCAGTTTTTGCTGTCAATGATTCTTCTGCCATTGAAATTATGCTTATCGCTAAGGAAAAAGGAATCAGCATTCCCGACGAGCTCGGGGTAGTGGGGTTCAGTGATAATCCCGAGTCGGCCTACATCGGCCCCGGCCTCACCACAGTCCGGCAGCCTACCCTCGAAATCGGACGGACTACCGCGGAATGGATCCTGCAACTCGTTGATTCGGAGGATCTGAACCTGCATGAAAGGAAGATTCTGAATACGGAACTGATTGTGCGGGGGTCGTCGCGGCGGAGCTGTGTTCTTTGA
- a CDS encoding SusC/RagA family TonB-linked outer membrane protein, producing MKKKIHHLFLLLGMCLGTMQTVFAQGQTVTGKVTDEKGEGIPGASVTVKGTQVGTLTTAEGTYSLEAPGNGTLVFSFVGYLKEEIAISNRSSVNISLKTDTKALEEVVVVGYGTQRKVETTGSIASVKASDLVQTPVANIAQGLQARVAGVQINQNSGAPGGNISVRIRGTNSINGSSEPLYVIDGIQISNGGGITDVSPLSTINPNDIESVEVLKDASASAIYGARAANGVVLITTKRGKNGATRVTFDSYYGTQKVNKTLDVLNASEFAQLENEVFKNTYYPDPASLGEGVNWQSYIFRKAPIQNHQLSVNGGNEKTQLALSLNYFDQEGTFIGSGFKRYSYRLNLDHRLSKSIKIGTSILGSYSVNDGIQTGGENIGDGGAVLSSVLGAAIGAPPTLKPYREDGSIFPFGEQAGGQYREVVNPLNFAAALNKRDIKRTLANLYGEANLFEGLTYRASFNIDQRAELYDGYSPRSIINKSDLNDNSGSGTKANANYLALLHESILTYSTNFGKNHSFKATAVFGTQLEQSNSNTMNASGFPNDATQNEAMQLALTRTVSSGRSSQRLDSYMARVNYGFKDKFFLDLTARADGSSKFGANHKYGVFPAISAAYRLIEESFMKDLTWLSDLKLRGSFGITGNAGGINPYQSLSTAAATGSDYLINHTYTTGINPTGIANPDLRWERSVQSNIGLDISLLNNRVSVIADLYRKKTDDLLYVKTLPLSSGYGSITGNYASLENKGLELAVNARILNGALKWDVSANATINRNKVLDLDGGVTNERFVTTYTVLKVGQPLGMFKTYVFDGVNQTGDAILPGYDGRLGGHKIKDVTGDGLISAADQVIVGNPNPKFIYGFSTNLAYKGFDLGVFISGSQGNDIYNASRLSFENPLGQRNLLKGVVNRWSPTNPSNQYVSGAQGGRLPISNYVVEDGSYMRCKNLTLGYTLPKMKWVQGIRLYVSANNLFTITDYSGYDPEVNTYAGSNTVIGVDNFVYPQSRSFLGGIQVTF from the coding sequence ATGAAGAAAAAAATACATCATTTGTTCTTGCTCCTGGGTATGTGCCTCGGAACAATGCAGACTGTTTTTGCCCAGGGCCAAACTGTGACCGGAAAGGTTACGGACGAAAAAGGAGAAGGTATTCCGGGAGCGAGCGTCACAGTAAAAGGAACACAGGTGGGAACGCTCACCACCGCAGAGGGTACCTACTCGCTGGAAGCACCTGGAAACGGCACATTGGTATTTTCCTTTGTCGGATACCTGAAAGAGGAAATTGCAATCAGCAACCGGTCTTCGGTGAATATTTCACTCAAAACGGACACCAAAGCACTGGAAGAAGTGGTGGTGGTAGGTTACGGAACGCAGCGCAAAGTGGAAACCACCGGTTCCATTGCATCCGTAAAAGCATCTGACCTGGTACAGACACCGGTTGCCAACATCGCACAAGGATTGCAGGCACGTGTAGCAGGTGTGCAGATCAACCAGAACTCTGGCGCGCCAGGCGGAAATATCAGCGTCCGGATCAGGGGAACGAACTCTATCAACGGATCTTCGGAACCGTTGTATGTGATCGACGGAATCCAGATTTCCAATGGCGGCGGCATCACTGACGTGAGCCCGCTGTCGACCATTAACCCCAATGACATTGAATCAGTTGAAGTACTGAAAGACGCTTCAGCCTCAGCTATATATGGAGCAAGAGCCGCCAATGGCGTGGTGTTGATCACGACCAAAAGAGGTAAAAACGGAGCAACCCGCGTCACTTTCGACAGTTACTACGGTACTCAGAAAGTCAACAAAACATTGGATGTACTGAATGCCTCCGAGTTTGCACAACTGGAAAATGAGGTTTTTAAAAATACCTACTACCCTGATCCCGCTTCGCTTGGCGAGGGTGTGAACTGGCAGAGCTACATTTTCCGCAAAGCCCCGATCCAGAACCACCAGCTTTCTGTCAACGGTGGAAACGAAAAGACCCAGTTGGCTTTGTCCCTCAATTATTTTGATCAGGAAGGAACATTCATCGGCTCAGGCTTCAAACGCTACTCTTACCGTCTTAACCTGGATCACCGCCTCAGCAAATCCATTAAAATAGGCACCAGTATTTTGGGCAGTTATTCTGTCAATGATGGTATCCAGACCGGCGGAGAGAACATTGGCGACGGCGGCGCAGTGCTTTCGTCGGTTCTTGGCGCCGCGATTGGTGCACCACCTACATTGAAACCATACCGCGAAGACGGTTCCATTTTTCCTTTCGGAGAGCAGGCGGGCGGTCAGTATCGCGAGGTAGTTAATCCCCTGAATTTTGCTGCGGCTTTGAATAAAAGAGATATTAAAAGAACGCTGGCCAATTTGTATGGAGAAGCCAATCTTTTCGAGGGCCTTACTTATCGGGCTTCCTTCAACATCGACCAGAGAGCTGAGTTGTATGACGGCTATTCTCCCAGATCGATTATCAACAAAAGTGATTTGAATGATAATTCCGGTTCCGGTACCAAAGCCAATGCCAACTACCTGGCTTTACTTCACGAAAGTATCCTGACTTACAGCACTAATTTTGGCAAAAACCATTCATTCAAAGCTACGGCGGTATTTGGAACACAATTGGAACAATCTAATTCCAATACCATGAATGCATCAGGTTTCCCGAATGATGCTACCCAAAACGAGGCAATGCAGCTCGCATTGACCCGTACGGTGAGCAGTGGCAGAAGCAGCCAGCGCCTGGATTCCTACATGGCCCGGGTGAATTATGGCTTCAAAGATAAGTTCTTCCTGGACCTTACTGCCCGTGCCGACGGTTCAAGCAAATTTGGGGCAAATCACAAATACGGTGTTTTCCCTGCGATTTCAGCGGCTTACCGTCTGATCGAGGAGTCTTTTATGAAAGACCTTACCTGGCTGTCCGACCTGAAATTGCGTGGTAGCTTCGGGATAACGGGTAACGCCGGGGGTATCAACCCATATCAGTCGCTTTCGACCGCCGCAGCTACGGGGAGCGATTACCTGATCAACCATACTTATACGACAGGTATCAACCCGACCGGAATTGCAAACCCCGATCTGAGATGGGAGCGTTCGGTACAAAGTAACATTGGTTTGGATATCAGCCTGCTAAACAACCGGGTGAGTGTGATCGCCGACCTTTATCGCAAGAAAACAGATGATCTTCTGTACGTAAAAACACTTCCATTGAGCTCTGGTTATGGTTCAATAACAGGTAATTATGCCTCATTGGAGAACAAAGGACTTGAACTGGCAGTGAACGCGAGAATCCTGAATGGCGCATTGAAATGGGACGTTTCAGCCAATGCAACGATTAACCGAAACAAAGTACTGGACCTCGACGGAGGTGTTACCAACGAACGTTTCGTGACTACTTACACAGTTTTGAAAGTGGGACAACCGCTTGGAATGTTTAAAACCTATGTCTTCGATGGTGTAAACCAGACTGGCGATGCCATTCTCCCGGGTTATGACGGTCGCCTCGGTGGTCATAAAATCAAAGACGTTACCGGCGACGGGCTGATATCGGCTGCTGACCAGGTGATTGTGGGTAATCCAAATCCAAAATTCATTTACGGGTTTTCTACCAATCTGGCATACAAAGGCTTTGACCTTGGCGTCTTTATTTCGGGATCGCAGGGCAATGATATTTATAATGCAAGCCGATTATCATTCGAAAACCCGCTTGGCCAGCGCAATTTGCTGAAAGGTGTGGTAAATCGCTGGTCACCGACAAACCCGAGCAACCAGTACGTGAGCGGTGCGCAGGGCGGAAGGTTACCGATCTCAAACTACGTGGTGGAAGATGGCTCGTACATGCGATGCAAAAACCTGACACTCGGCTACACTTTGCCTAAAATGAAGTGGGTACAGGGAATCAGACTGTACGTAAGTGCAAACAACCTGTTCACGATCACCGATTACAGCGGGTACGATCCTGAGGTGAACACCTATGCCGGTTCCAACACCGTGATTGGCGTCGACAACTTCGTGTATCCTCAATCCAGATCATTCCTTGGCGGAATTCAGGTAACATTCTAA
- a CDS encoding RagB/SusD family nutrient uptake outer membrane protein: MKKTFKITASLCTLAASIMLPSCELNETIYSSIYTEDFYKTASDAEKGLVAVYGALGSLGGAPALTLIADFSDDQTYPRGVVGRNTLTLFTYDVNYTTQKSNSRVFESPQQIWQACYGGIEKANWVIAKVPNATMDETRKKQILGEAYFLRAFYHWFLTKNFGDIPIKITPSYTEEEALTAKSPKADVYKQIYADLDLATSAGLPSFPSVVKGRASNEAALALYAKAALYNEDWAKALEKAKATIATNKHALLPNVVDVYRYDNEDAARLENIFAYEVDPVSPGLGHQLVGLCGPAGSAAPAYARTSFGSMFAYQSFFNSFDPADKRRTLLDTNYIDKAGKIVPQKSITPITTQGVLIKKYQDPVSTIGLIPNIPILRMPDVYLIAAEAEARLNGPTAAAYEYVNMVRNRAGLPNLKAGLAKDAFIEAVLQERAWEFFAEGDRWYDLTRTGKFLTVIPKAVNSVYPVRNVTPKNKYFPIPQDEINANSKLEQNPDWK, translated from the coding sequence ATGAAAAAGACATTTAAAATAACCGCAAGCTTATGTACCCTGGCAGCGTCCATTATGCTGCCGTCCTGCGAGTTGAACGAAACGATTTACTCGTCCATTTATACCGAAGATTTTTACAAAACTGCCTCTGACGCTGAAAAAGGGCTCGTAGCAGTTTATGGAGCATTGGGTAGCCTGGGCGGTGCGCCAGCACTCACGCTCATCGCCGATTTCAGTGACGACCAAACCTACCCTCGCGGTGTAGTGGGCAGAAACACATTGACATTATTCACTTATGATGTCAATTATACCACCCAGAAAAGCAACAGCCGGGTGTTTGAATCGCCACAGCAGATCTGGCAGGCTTGTTACGGTGGTATCGAAAAGGCCAATTGGGTCATTGCCAAGGTTCCCAATGCGACAATGGATGAAACCCGAAAGAAACAGATCCTCGGCGAAGCATACTTCCTGCGCGCTTTTTATCACTGGTTTTTGACAAAAAACTTCGGTGATATTCCGATCAAGATCACGCCAAGCTATACAGAAGAAGAAGCGTTGACGGCGAAGAGCCCGAAAGCGGATGTGTACAAGCAGATTTATGCCGATCTGGACCTGGCTACTTCGGCAGGATTGCCCTCTTTCCCGTCGGTAGTAAAAGGTCGTGCTTCTAACGAGGCTGCGCTTGCGCTTTATGCCAAAGCCGCATTGTATAATGAAGATTGGGCCAAAGCATTAGAAAAAGCAAAGGCAACTATCGCTACGAATAAGCATGCTCTTTTGCCAAATGTGGTGGATGTTTACCGATATGACAACGAAGATGCTGCCCGTCTCGAAAACATTTTCGCTTACGAGGTTGATCCTGTTTCACCGGGATTGGGCCACCAGTTGGTAGGCTTGTGCGGGCCGGCAGGTAGTGCTGCGCCTGCTTATGCGAGAACTTCTTTTGGGTCAATGTTTGCGTATCAGTCGTTTTTTAACTCCTTCGATCCTGCCGACAAACGCCGCACTTTGCTGGATACCAACTACATTGATAAAGCTGGAAAAATCGTTCCGCAGAAAAGCATCACCCCGATCACAACACAGGGTGTACTGATCAAAAAATACCAGGACCCGGTGTCTACCATTGGTTTGATCCCCAACATTCCTATTCTGAGAATGCCGGATGTATACCTGATCGCTGCCGAAGCAGAAGCACGTTTGAATGGCCCGACCGCCGCCGCTTACGAATACGTGAATATGGTGAGAAACCGCGCCGGGTTACCAAATTTGAAAGCCGGGCTTGCCAAAGACGCATTCATCGAAGCCGTTTTGCAGGAGCGCGCCTGGGAATTTTTTGCAGAAGGTGATCGCTGGTATGACCTTACCCGCACCGGCAAATTCCTGACGGTGATCCCGAAAGCGGTCAACAGCGTGTACCCGGTCCGTAATGTGACACCCAAAAACAAATATTTCCCAATCCCGCAGGACGAAATCAATGCCAATTCGAAATTGGAACAAAACCCAGATTGGAAATGA